A window of Pirellula sp. SH-Sr6A contains these coding sequences:
- the fabD gene encoding ACP S-malonyltransferase, whose protein sequence is MPKTALLFPGQGAQAVGMGKGLLERSAKARELFAEASSILGFDLAKLCTEGPEAELHLTNNSQPALFVHSMAALAVFLEDKPECLDSVAAVAGLSLGEYSALCAAGAISFADGVRLVKERGAAMQESASAIASGMASVLGLEESQVAELCDLARQPGEVLQVANLLCPGNIAISGQIASLDAAEQLAPEAGASRFIRLNVAGAFHTDIMKPAVERLAAAIAQTNLQPLRFPLIANVDAGEHRVPSELAGLLTRQMVSPVLWEASLRKLLSLGVDQFYEIGAGRVLAGTLKRIDRKTPCECFGD, encoded by the coding sequence GTGCCGAAAACTGCTCTTTTATTTCCAGGACAGGGCGCCCAAGCCGTAGGCATGGGCAAGGGACTTCTCGAGCGAAGTGCGAAGGCTCGTGAACTCTTTGCCGAAGCCTCCAGCATCCTTGGTTTCGATTTGGCCAAGCTCTGCACCGAAGGTCCCGAAGCGGAATTGCATTTGACGAACAACTCGCAGCCCGCGCTCTTCGTCCATTCCATGGCTGCCTTGGCAGTATTCCTGGAAGACAAACCGGAGTGCTTGGATTCCGTGGCCGCCGTCGCCGGCTTGAGTTTGGGCGAGTATTCCGCCCTCTGCGCCGCCGGAGCTATCTCGTTTGCCGATGGAGTCCGATTGGTCAAGGAGCGAGGGGCTGCGATGCAAGAGTCCGCTTCCGCGATCGCGAGCGGTATGGCGAGCGTGCTGGGTTTAGAGGAATCGCAAGTAGCGGAGTTGTGCGACCTAGCAAGACAGCCCGGTGAAGTGTTGCAAGTCGCGAATCTGCTCTGCCCGGGTAACATCGCTATTTCCGGCCAGATCGCTTCACTCGACGCCGCCGAACAGCTTGCCCCCGAGGCAGGGGCGTCCCGATTCATCCGCTTGAACGTGGCGGGTGCGTTTCACACGGATATCATGAAACCCGCCGTCGAGAGACTGGCGGCTGCTATTGCCCAAACGAACCTCCAACCGCTCCGCTTCCCCCTAATCGCCAACGTGGATGCCGGCGAACACCGGGTGCCAAGCGAACTGGCGGGCCTCCTTACCCGGCAAATGGTTTCCCCTGTATTGTGGGAAGCATCGCTTCGCAAGCTGTTATCGCTGGGGGTCGATCAGTTCTATGAAATTGGAGCGG